In the genome of Vicia villosa cultivar HV-30 ecotype Madison, WI linkage group LG7, Vvil1.0, whole genome shotgun sequence, one region contains:
- the LOC131620160 gene encoding uncharacterized protein LOC131620160, protein MTKVDGGMFLISKSEEVRTRDGIHFHGGGGNQILREGKIAFVTSFYDSEFPDTYCARDLFQLFGCEGTVAEVFISPKRNGIGKRFGFARFSEVEDGRLLAVRLDNILILGKKIHVNLPRFARGVGKVGGKSFISTKGLHASSGGFAERKNEGMNFKKESRRENRSYADIVMGSGTKAAKMQGYKASFSYNSCEEQKMRLQKAFVGKTILPGAAYNVHVHMEMEGIFAVKVSPLGGNLCLLEELEKGYIEDFLGSNDCWWSLWFSEVKRWDADSVDEHRDAWVRVYCIPAIAWQSEFFVSLAES, encoded by the coding sequence ATGACGAAGGTGGATGGAGGCATGTTTCTCATTTCAAAGTCGGAAGAGGTTCGAACCAGAGATGGGATACATTTCCATGGGGGGGGGGGGAATCAGATTCTAAGGGAAGGAAAGATTGCGTTTGTGACCTCATTCTACGACTCTGAGTTTCCTGATACATATTGTGCTAGGGATTTGTTTCAACTCTTTGGGTGTGAGGGAACGGTGGCGGAGGTTTTTATTTCTCCAAAGAGGAATGGCATTGGCAAACGATTTGGGTTTGCTAGGTTTTCAGAGGTAGAAGACGGTAGATTACTAGCGGTACGTCTCgataatattttgattttagggaagAAGATTCATGTGAATCTCCCGAGATTTGCAAGGGGAGTGGGTAAGGTTGGAGGGAAGTCGTTTATCTCGACAAAGGGGCTTCATGCTAGCAGTGGTGGTTTCGCGGAGAGGAAGAACGAGGGTATGAATTTCAAAAAGGAGAGTCGAAGGGAAAACCGTTCTTATGCTGATATCGTGATGGGTTCAGGGACAAAGGCAGCGAAGATGCAAGGGTACAAGGCGTCTTTTTCTTACAACTCTTGTGAAGAACAAAAGATGAGACTTCAGAAGGCTTTTGTGGGCAAGACGATCTTACCAGGTGCAGCGTATAATGTTCATGTTCACATGGAGATGGAAGGTATATTTGCTGTCAAGGTGTCTCCGCTTGGTGGTAATCTGTGTCTGTTGGAAGAGTTAGAGAAAGGTTACATCGAGGATTTCCTGGGGTCGAATGATTGTTGGTGGAGCCTTTGGTTTAGCGAGGTCAAGAGATGGGATGCAGACTCGGTTGATGAACACAGAGATGCATGGGTGAGGGTCTATTGCATTCCAGCTATAGCATGGCAATCGGAATTTTTCGTTTCTTTGGCGGAGTCCTAG